A genome region from Alkalibaculum bacchi includes the following:
- a CDS encoding histidinol-phosphatase HisJ family protein, which yields MIFINALLDYHTHTTHSWDAKNTVGEMCQSAVDKGITEICFTEHFALREGDPCCDYIDFEQYSRDIEFAKDVFQGRLIVKKGLEIGEPHYKRDEINSRIKGQDLDFIIGSVHSIDGVDLKDYIIHRDQISSYRGYFEELLETVSVGDLDVIGHFDLLRRYAFDSSGRYRHADFQELIYEILKKAVSRNIGLEVNTSGFRSSSTEIFPSRAILKEYRDLKGEILTVGSDSHLTDTIGYNIGSVYLMLKQIGFKSVFSFEKRKPKAVEL from the coding sequence GTGATATTCATTAACGCATTATTAGATTATCATACACATACAACACATTCTTGGGATGCAAAGAATACTGTGGGGGAGATGTGCCAAAGTGCCGTAGATAAGGGCATTACCGAAATTTGCTTTACTGAGCATTTTGCACTGAGAGAGGGAGACCCCTGCTGTGATTATATCGATTTTGAACAGTATTCAAGAGATATCGAATTCGCAAAAGATGTATTTCAAGGCAGGCTCATTGTCAAGAAGGGATTAGAAATTGGCGAGCCCCATTATAAAAGGGATGAGATCAACTCTCGAATTAAAGGCCAGGATCTAGATTTTATTATCGGATCTGTTCATTCTATAGATGGAGTAGATTTGAAAGATTATATCATCCATAGGGATCAAATATCAAGTTACAGAGGTTATTTTGAAGAGCTTTTAGAGACCGTCTCAGTTGGAGATTTAGATGTGATTGGACATTTTGATTTACTTAGAAGATATGCTTTCGATTCTAGCGGCAGATATCGACACGCAGATTTTCAAGAGCTCATCTACGAAATATTAAAGAAGGCCGTTTCGAGGAATATTGGACTTGAAGTCAATACATCAGGATTTCGCTCAAGCTCAACAGAAATTTTTCCGTCAAGAGCCATTTTAAAAGAATACAGAGACCTAAAGGGAGAAATCCTTACTGTTGGCTCAGATTCTCATTTGACGGATACTATAGGCTATAATATAGGCTCTGTATATTTAATGCTAAAGCAGATAGGATTTAAATCAGTATTCTCTTTTGAAAAAAGAAAACCAAAAGCTGTTGAATTGTAA
- the hydF gene encoding [FeFe] hydrogenase H-cluster maturation GTPase HydF, with protein sequence MGLMDTPRANQLHIGIMGKRNSGKSTLLNALTNQEVALVSNIAGTTTDPVYKSMEIHPIGPCVFIDTAGFDDIGQLGSMRVEKTKQAMEKMDIALMLFNNVNMDEEIRWIQELRKKKISVIPIINKSDVLDDLDELSSLVKSECKHSPIVVSAKEKRGIKELKEEILRQLPENYEVQSITGRLAKEGDVILLVMPQDIQAPKGRLILPQVQTIRDLLDKKCLVLNATVDNLDQALSSLASPPNLIITDSQVFPIVYEKKPESSKLTSFSVLFANYKGDLDYFIKCASAIDRLTENSKVLIAEACTHSPLTEDIGREKIPKMLRKKVGENLKVDIVSGTDFHEDLSSYDLIIHCGGCMFNRKYVTSRVDKAKNQQVPMSNYGVVLAYLSGILDKIDL encoded by the coding sequence ATGGGACTTATGGATACGCCTAGAGCCAATCAATTGCACATAGGAATAATGGGAAAAAGAAATAGTGGAAAGTCTACTTTATTAAACGCTTTGACAAATCAAGAAGTTGCACTGGTGTCAAATATTGCAGGCACTACTACAGATCCTGTGTATAAATCCATGGAAATCCACCCAATAGGTCCCTGTGTATTTATCGATACGGCAGGATTTGATGATATTGGTCAATTAGGTTCTATGCGGGTGGAAAAAACCAAACAAGCTATGGAAAAAATGGATATTGCCCTTATGCTCTTTAACAATGTAAACATGGATGAAGAAATAAGATGGATTCAAGAATTAAGAAAGAAAAAAATATCTGTTATTCCTATTATCAATAAATCTGATGTTTTAGATGATCTAGATGAATTGTCTTCCCTGGTAAAATCAGAGTGTAAACATTCGCCTATTGTGGTCAGTGCCAAAGAAAAAAGAGGCATAAAAGAATTAAAAGAAGAAATCTTGCGTCAGTTGCCAGAAAATTATGAAGTCCAGAGCATCACTGGAAGACTGGCAAAAGAAGGAGATGTGATACTATTAGTCATGCCTCAGGATATTCAAGCCCCAAAGGGACGACTTATTTTACCTCAAGTGCAGACTATAAGAGATCTTTTAGACAAAAAATGCCTTGTCTTAAATGCTACTGTAGACAATCTAGACCAAGCCTTAAGTAGCTTGGCTTCTCCACCAAATTTAATTATTACCGATTCGCAAGTCTTTCCTATTGTATACGAGAAAAAGCCAGAGTCTAGCAAATTGACTTCTTTTTCTGTGCTCTTTGCCAATTATAAAGGAGATTTAGATTACTTTATAAAGTGTGCAAGCGCTATTGACCGTTTAACTGAAAACTCAAAAGTCCTTATTGCAGAAGCTTGTACTCATTCTCCTCTAACAGAAGATATAGGGCGGGAAAAAATCCCCAAAATGCTTCGAAAGAAAGTAGGGGAGAACTTAAAAGTTGACATCGTTAGTGGTACAGATTTTCACGAAGATCTATCCTCTTATGATCTAATCATTCATTGTGGAGGGTGTATGTTTAACCGGAAATACGTCACTAGTCGTGTAGACAAAGCTAAAAACCAACAGGTCCCTATGAGCAATTACGGTGTGGTCTTAGCTTATTTATCTGGGATACTGGATAAAATTGATTTGTAA
- the hydG gene encoding [FeFe] hydrogenase H-cluster radical SAM maturase HydG, with translation MYNVKSKKATEFIDDGEIQSTIAYARENKSNKELIGSIIDKAKECKGLSHREAAVLLECDLEEENQEIMLLAKEIKQKIYGNRIVMFAPLYLSNYCVNGCVYCPYHQENKSIARKKLSQEDIAKEVVALQDMGHKRLALEAGEDPVNNPIEYILESIKTIYSIKHKNGDIRRVNVNIAATTVENYRKLKDAGIGTYILFQETYNKKSYEELHPVGPKHDYAYHTEAMDRAMEGGIDDVGLGVLFGLETYRYDFIGLLMHAEHLESAMGVGPHTISVPRICPADDIKKEDFTNAISDDIFSKIVAVIRIAVPYTGMIISTRESQKSRERVLELGITQISGGSSTSVGGYVEKEPEDENSAQFDLSDTRSLDEIVNWLVTLGYVPSFCTACYREGRTGDRFMSLVKSGQIANCCQPNSLITLKEYLEDYASKDTKEKGEAIIAKEFKHIEKETVRDIAWNYLKEIEDGKRDFRF, from the coding sequence ATGTATAATGTAAAATCAAAAAAGGCTACAGAGTTTATTGATGACGGAGAAATTCAAAGCACCATCGCTTATGCTCGAGAAAACAAAAGCAATAAAGAGCTCATTGGAAGCATAATAGACAAGGCAAAGGAATGTAAGGGCCTTAGTCATCGAGAAGCAGCTGTACTTTTAGAGTGTGATTTAGAAGAAGAAAATCAAGAGATAATGTTGCTAGCAAAAGAAATTAAGCAAAAAATATACGGAAATCGAATCGTTATGTTTGCTCCTCTATACCTTTCAAATTACTGTGTTAACGGCTGTGTATACTGCCCTTATCATCAAGAGAATAAGAGCATCGCTCGAAAGAAACTCTCGCAAGAAGATATTGCAAAAGAAGTTGTGGCTTTGCAAGATATGGGTCATAAAAGATTAGCACTAGAAGCAGGAGAAGACCCAGTTAACAATCCAATAGAGTATATACTAGAAAGCATAAAGACCATATATAGCATTAAACATAAAAATGGGGATATCCGCCGAGTTAATGTAAATATTGCAGCTACTACTGTAGAAAACTACCGAAAATTAAAAGACGCAGGTATTGGAACTTATATCTTATTTCAGGAGACTTATAATAAAAAATCTTACGAAGAATTACATCCAGTAGGACCAAAACATGATTACGCATATCATACAGAGGCAATGGACCGAGCTATGGAGGGCGGCATTGATGATGTAGGATTAGGAGTATTGTTTGGACTTGAAACTTACCGCTATGATTTTATTGGCTTATTAATGCACGCAGAGCATTTAGAATCTGCTATGGGAGTAGGACCTCATACGATTAGTGTTCCACGAATTTGCCCAGCAGATGATATTAAAAAAGAAGATTTTACAAATGCTATTTCAGATGATATCTTTTCAAAAATCGTAGCGGTAATTCGAATTGCCGTTCCATATACGGGCATGATTATCTCTACTAGAGAGTCTCAAAAATCACGTGAAAGAGTTTTAGAACTGGGTATCACTCAAATCAGTGGAGGATCTAGCACAAGTGTTGGAGGGTATGTAGAAAAAGAGCCTGAAGATGAAAATTCTGCTCAATTTGATTTAAGCGATACAAGATCTTTGGATGAAATCGTAAATTGGCTTGTTACTTTAGGTTATGTACCTTCTTTCTGTACAGCATGTTATAGAGAGGGTCGTACTGGGGACAGATTTATGAGCTTAGTAAAATCAGGTCAAATAGCAAATTGCTGCCAACCGAATTCTCTTATTACATTAAAAGAGTACTTAGAAGATTATGCTTCTAAGGATACGAAGGAAAAAGGCGAGGCTATTATAGCTAAAGAGTTTAAACATATAGAGAAGGAAACAGTACGAGATATTGCATGGAATTATTTAAAAGAAATTGAAGATGGAAAACGAGATTTTAGATTTTAG
- the hydE gene encoding [FeFe] hydrogenase H-cluster radical SAM maturase HydE, translating into MFELIDQLEKNQILSKEELSHLLNHYDSEMSQYLFAKARAVSQKYYGNTVFRRGLIEFTNYCKNDCYYCGIRASNRQAVRYRLSKEEILSCCDTGYNLGFRTFVLQGGEDLHYSDEEICSIILSIKEKFPECAVTLSIGEKSYESYKKYFESGADRYLLRHETSNPDHYNKLHPTNLTISKRKKCLEDLKNIGYQVGTGFMVGSPYQRTEDIVEDLLFIKEFSPAMIGVGPFIPHHQTPFAKEMAGTLELTLFVIGLLRLMNPNALIPATTALGTIDPNGRELGILSGANVVMPNLSPVTVRKNYELYDNKICTGDEAAECKVCLDSRMNRIGYEIVVDRGDFVEI; encoded by the coding sequence ATGTTTGAGTTAATTGATCAACTTGAAAAGAATCAGATACTATCTAAAGAGGAGCTATCTCATCTATTAAATCATTACGATTCAGAGATGAGCCAATACTTATTTGCAAAAGCCAGAGCTGTATCCCAAAAATACTATGGGAATACCGTTTTTCGGCGTGGCTTAATTGAATTTACAAATTACTGCAAAAACGATTGTTATTATTGCGGCATCAGAGCAAGCAATAGGCAAGCTGTTCGTTACCGATTGAGTAAAGAAGAAATTCTAAGTTGTTGTGATACTGGATATAATCTTGGATTTCGCACTTTTGTCCTTCAAGGCGGAGAGGATTTACATTACTCCGATGAGGAAATTTGTTCGATTATCTTATCTATAAAGGAGAAATTCCCTGAGTGTGCAGTAACCTTATCAATAGGCGAAAAATCCTATGAGTCTTATAAAAAGTATTTTGAAAGTGGTGCGGACAGGTATTTGCTTAGACACGAAACTTCTAATCCAGACCATTACAACAAATTACATCCTACAAACTTAACCATTTCAAAGAGGAAAAAATGTTTAGAAGACTTAAAGAATATTGGTTATCAAGTAGGAACGGGATTTATGGTAGGTTCGCCTTATCAAAGAACAGAAGATATCGTAGAGGATTTACTCTTTATCAAAGAGTTTTCACCAGCAATGATTGGCGTCGGACCTTTTATTCCTCATCACCAAACGCCGTTTGCCAAAGAGATGGCTGGTACTTTAGAACTTACCCTTTTTGTTATTGGACTGCTTAGATTGATGAATCCTAATGCCTTAATACCAGCTACCACAGCATTAGGCACTATAGACCCTAATGGTCGAGAACTAGGAATATTATCTGGAGCAAATGTAGTTATGCCAAATTTATCTCCAGTGACCGTAAGAAAAAATTACGAACTATATGATAATAAAATATGCACAGGAGACGAAGCAGCAGAATGCAAGGTTTGTCTAGACAGTCGAATGAATCGTATTGGTTATGAAATTGTAGTAGACAGAGGAGATTTTGTTGAAATTTAG
- a CDS encoding TM1266 family iron-only hydrogenase system putative regulator, with protein sequence MESRIALIGIIVEEKDSVERLNTVLHEYGEYVVGRMGIPYHKRQVSVISIVIDAPSDVISALSGKLGMIPHVSVKTVYSKLSH encoded by the coding sequence ATGGAATCTCGTATTGCACTTATTGGTATTATTGTAGAAGAAAAAGATTCTGTTGAAAGATTAAACACAGTTCTTCACGAATATGGAGAATATGTGGTTGGAAGGATGGGAATCCCTTATCATAAGCGTCAGGTTTCCGTTATTAGCATTGTTATTGATGCACCAAGTGATGTCATTAGTGCCCTTTCAGGGAAATTAGGTATGATACCCCATGTTAGCGTTAAGACTGTTTATTCAAAATTGTCACATTAA
- a CDS encoding NUDIX hydrolase has translation MNIQEIVKVFENKKSKPFDIENYFSVLVPIIQVKGELHLLFQVRSNRIRRQPGEISFPGGKIERDETPKEACIRETYEEMGICEEQIEIIGQLDHLLNHTNDMIYPFVGILDKVCVENIDFSKDEVEEIFTVPLQYFMDHKPEVYDMSYKVAEDNSFPFHKIKNGPVYQNRIMTYPVYFYEYEKYIIWGLTAKITRNFIRELIKSNSLK, from the coding sequence ATGAATATTCAAGAAATCGTAAAGGTTTTTGAAAATAAGAAGAGTAAGCCTTTTGATATAGAAAATTATTTTTCCGTTCTCGTTCCTATTATTCAAGTAAAGGGTGAACTCCACCTGCTCTTTCAAGTTCGATCTAATCGCATTCGAAGGCAACCAGGAGAAATTTCCTTTCCTGGAGGAAAAATCGAAAGAGATGAAACGCCTAAAGAAGCGTGTATACGTGAAACTTATGAAGAAATGGGGATTTGTGAAGAACAAATTGAGATTATCGGACAGCTTGATCACTTATTGAATCACACAAACGATATGATTTATCCTTTTGTAGGGATACTTGATAAAGTCTGCGTAGAAAATATTGATTTTAGCAAAGACGAAGTAGAAGAAATTTTTACTGTACCATTGCAGTACTTTATGGATCATAAGCCAGAAGTTTATGATATGTCTTATAAAGTAGCAGAGGATAATTCTTTTCCATTTCATAAAATAAAAAATGGTCCAGTGTACCAAAACAGAATTATGACCTATCCTGTTTACTTTTATGAATACGAAAAGTATATTATATGGGGACTAACTGCTAAAATAACGAGAAATTTTATAAGAGAATTAATTAAAAGCAATAGCTTAAAATAA
- a CDS encoding HD-GYP domain-containing protein encodes MQRHVSVNLGNLLLSLSDITDIANPKISHHQFRTAFIAVEIANYSGASQKTIENIFAAALLHDVGAISVEEKTELHNFKEMPTHNEALQVHAYRGELLLNQTPWFKNISKAVRYHHTNYKDMENSIDHIDVFSAQVVNLADYVERLVDRSQHILLQYKDIRNHIKKIEQYIIHPSIIKSFLETSEREEFWLDLVSNKLFTFLQQNGPYRNQFIDMEDIMHISEMYKSAIDFKSPFTATHTTGVAQCAKVLSEKFGLTDLEIDQITIAGYLHDIGKLIIPNSIIEKEGKLTSNEYAIMKSHTYFTYHTIRMIGGLEQIAQTAAYHHEKLDGSGYPFCCKQHEIGLGARIMTIADIFTAITEDRPYRLGMNKHQVIKILLEEVKNKKIDGNVVDLLINDYEEIEEIVKSKQKESRNFYVNEFISLRE; translated from the coding sequence ATGCAAAGACATGTTTCAGTAAACCTAGGAAATCTTCTATTATCACTTTCTGATATTACGGATATTGCAAACCCTAAAATATCCCATCATCAATTTCGCACTGCATTTATAGCTGTAGAAATTGCTAATTATTCAGGAGCCAGCCAAAAGACAATTGAGAACATTTTTGCAGCTGCTTTACTACACGATGTAGGGGCAATATCCGTTGAAGAAAAAACAGAATTACATAATTTCAAAGAAATGCCCACACATAATGAAGCATTACAAGTTCATGCTTACCGAGGCGAATTATTGTTAAATCAAACCCCTTGGTTTAAAAACATCTCTAAAGCTGTTCGTTATCACCATACTAATTATAAAGATATGGAAAACTCTATAGATCATATTGATGTATTTTCAGCTCAAGTAGTTAATCTTGCAGATTATGTAGAGAGACTCGTAGATCGTTCCCAACACATCCTTCTTCAATACAAGGACATTAGAAATCATATAAAAAAAATAGAGCAATATATTATTCATCCTAGTATTATAAAATCCTTCCTTGAGACAAGTGAACGTGAGGAATTTTGGTTGGATTTGGTATCGAATAAATTATTTACGTTTTTACAACAAAATGGTCCTTACCGAAATCAATTTATCGATATGGAAGATATTATGCACATCTCAGAAATGTATAAAAGCGCTATCGACTTTAAATCACCTTTTACGGCTACCCATACTACTGGAGTAGCACAATGTGCTAAGGTACTATCAGAGAAGTTTGGCTTGACTGATCTTGAAATTGACCAAATAACTATTGCAGGTTATTTACATGATATTGGTAAATTAATCATACCTAATTCCATCATAGAAAAAGAAGGCAAACTGACCTCTAATGAATACGCTATTATGAAAAGTCATACCTATTTTACGTATCATACGATACGCATGATAGGTGGATTAGAGCAAATTGCACAAACAGCAGCTTATCATCATGAAAAACTAGACGGGAGCGGATACCCCTTTTGCTGCAAGCAACATGAGATTGGACTTGGTGCTAGAATCATGACCATTGCAGATATCTTCACAGCTATTACTGAGGATCGCCCCTATAGATTAGGTATGAATAAACATCAAGTAATAAAGATTCTGCTAGAAGAAGTAAAAAACAAGAAAATTGATGGAAATGTGGTTGATTTACTTATAAACGACTATGAGGAAATTGAAGAAATTGTTAAATCAAAACAGAAAGAATCAAGAAACTTCTACGTCAATGAATTTATAAGTTTACGTGAATAA
- a CDS encoding FUSC family protein: MKLKEYRLLDYKIGMRTYKTSLAVFICIIVYQIAHWENPFFAVIGAILSMETSIISSFKVGRDRLMGTALGAIVGLGFTLISPRDALLSALGMIIIITICNIFHWNKSISIAGVVFISIMFNIGGLQAIQYSINRILDTSIGILIGLAINFLIAPYNFENSIQRQLSSLNKEFNMLIEGYICTYVKENSCPKDCCKLINRCIGTISDGLNQLKGELKEYLNEIKVQQANQQRVQDIIVTLEIIQETYSHFKVIAPIVCERKVNELNFKKLESLGFVVHRYYCNENLNSLDMIYNYHLGIILENIELLDN; encoded by the coding sequence ATGAAATTAAAGGAGTACAGATTATTGGATTATAAAATAGGTATGAGAACCTATAAAACTTCTCTTGCTGTTTTTATCTGTATAATAGTATATCAAATAGCTCATTGGGAAAATCCTTTCTTTGCAGTTATTGGAGCCATACTGTCCATGGAGACATCTATTATCAGCTCTTTTAAAGTAGGTAGAGATCGGTTAATGGGAACTGCTCTAGGGGCTATAGTAGGTTTAGGCTTTACATTAATTAGCCCTAGAGATGCACTCTTAAGTGCTTTAGGAATGATTATCATCATTACAATCTGCAATATATTTCATTGGAATAAGTCCATATCTATTGCTGGAGTTGTATTTATTTCTATCATGTTTAATATAGGCGGATTACAAGCTATACAGTACAGTATAAATCGTATTTTGGATACCTCTATAGGTATTCTTATTGGATTGGCAATAAACTTCTTAATTGCACCTTATAATTTTGAAAACAGCATTCAGAGACAATTAAGTTCTCTTAATAAAGAATTTAATATGCTCATTGAAGGGTATATCTGTACTTATGTAAAAGAGAATTCATGTCCGAAAGACTGTTGTAAATTAATAAATCGTTGTATAGGGACTATAAGTGATGGCCTTAATCAATTAAAAGGTGAATTAAAAGAGTATTTGAATGAAATCAAGGTTCAACAGGCCAATCAGCAAAGAGTACAGGATATTATTGTTACTCTGGAAATAATACAGGAGACTTATTCTCATTTCAAGGTAATAGCTCCTATTGTATGTGAGAGAAAAGTAAATGAATTAAATTTTAAGAAATTAGAGTCCCTTGGCTTTGTCGTTCATAGATACTACTGTAACGAAAACCTAAATTCCTTAGATATGATCTACAATTACCATTTAGGAATCATCTTAGAAAATATAGAGTTGTTAGATAATTAA
- a CDS encoding barstar family protein, which produces MKTILLDGKKMNTKEEAHEYISKTLAFPDYYGKNLDALWDMLSTYDEPIHIVFKNTQTLKSNPDEYGNKILKVFLDAKENNDNISIEMED; this is translated from the coding sequence ATGAAGACAATCCTATTAGATGGGAAAAAAATGAATACGAAAGAAGAAGCTCATGAGTATATATCAAAGACTCTTGCTTTTCCAGACTATTATGGTAAAAATTTAGATGCTCTATGGGATATGCTGAGCACTTATGATGAGCCAATTCACATTGTTTTTAAGAATACACAAACTCTTAAAAGCAATCCTGATGAGTATGGCAACAAAATATTAAAAGTATTTCTAGATGCAAAAGAAAATAATGATAATATATCTATTGAAATGGAAGATTGA
- a CDS encoding ribonuclease domain-containing protein — MKKKLLGILLIFMTLFVAIGCSLDMVIENQENNVEDVQNEQEVAEVEDSIEENQAYYTVDDVALYINTYGKLPTNYLTKSQASKLGWKSSEGNLWEVTEMGVIGGDVFGNYEGILPDEEGRKWFECDVNYNGGYRGAERIVYSNDGLIYYTSDHYESFTQLY, encoded by the coding sequence ATGAAGAAAAAACTATTAGGGATTCTGCTCATTTTCATGACTTTATTCGTTGCTATTGGATGCAGCCTTGATATGGTAATAGAGAATCAAGAAAATAATGTGGAAGATGTTCAAAATGAGCAAGAAGTGGCTGAAGTAGAAGATTCAATTGAAGAAAATCAAGCTTATTACACTGTTGATGATGTAGCCTTATACATAAACACTTATGGCAAATTACCAACTAATTATCTTACGAAATCACAGGCTTCAAAACTCGGGTGGAAGAGTTCTGAAGGTAATCTGTGGGAGGTAACAGAGATGGGCGTAATAGGTGGAGATGTTTTTGGTAATTACGAGGGAATACTACCTGATGAAGAAGGGCGAAAATGGTTTGAGTGTGATGTAAACTATAATGGTGGTTATAGGGGTGCAGAGAGAATTGTTTATTCTAATGATGGGCTAATATATTATACGAGTGACCATTATGAAAGCTTTACTCAATTATATTAA
- a CDS encoding metallophosphoesterase, with protein sequence MYGLKEVSKVYHTSKKVDFDDNSRFVIMSDVHRGDGSWADDFHRNQNLFFSALFYYYEHEFTYIENGDGDELWKFRSLKDIIRIHSDVFWLMSKYYEDGRLYFIYGNHDMVKNKRDYIAKNMYYFLRERDKKIIKLFKDIELHEGLILKHCDKNYEIFLTHGHQVDIMSSALWKLSRFLVRYLWRPIDNLGFNDPTSTAKNYTKKENVERSLTKWVEENKCMLITGHTHRSMLPEVGQLPYINDGSCVHPRCITAIEILKSEIMLVKWSVKSRPDGTLYIGRELLAGPFKIEDYYKVFERIQSSIDTL encoded by the coding sequence ATGTATGGATTAAAGGAGGTATCAAAAGTTTATCATACCTCAAAAAAAGTAGATTTTGATGATAATTCAAGATTTGTCATTATGAGTGATGTTCATAGAGGCGATGGTAGCTGGGCTGATGATTTTCATAGAAATCAAAACTTATTTTTTTCGGCTTTATTCTACTATTATGAACATGAATTTACTTATATTGAAAACGGCGATGGAGATGAGTTATGGAAATTTAGAAGCTTAAAGGATATTATACGAATACATAGCGATGTATTTTGGTTAATGTCTAAATACTATGAAGATGGAAGACTGTATTTTATCTATGGTAATCATGATATGGTAAAAAACAAAAGAGATTATATAGCTAAAAATATGTACTACTTCCTTAGAGAAAGGGATAAAAAAATCATTAAACTTTTTAAAGATATAGAATTACATGAAGGGCTGATCTTAAAGCATTGTGACAAAAACTATGAAATTTTCTTAACTCATGGTCATCAAGTAGATATTATGAGCAGTGCCCTATGGAAATTATCTCGTTTTTTGGTGCGCTATTTATGGAGACCTATTGACAATTTAGGTTTTAACGACCCTACGAGTACGGCAAAAAACTATACTAAAAAAGAAAATGTTGAGCGTTCTTTGACCAAATGGGTTGAAGAAAATAAATGTATGTTAATAACAGGGCATACGCACAGGTCAATGCTACCTGAAGTTGGTCAGCTTCCTTACATAAACGATGGAAGTTGTGTTCACCCTAGATGCATAACTGCTATTGAAATACTAAAAAGTGAAATCATGCTAGTAAAATGGTCCGTAAAATCAAGGCCTGATGGCACCTTGTACATAGGAAGAGAACTACTAGCCGGACCATTTAAAATAGAAGATTATTACAAGGTATTTGAGAGAATACAATCATCAATCGACACTCTATGA
- a CDS encoding DMT family transporter, translating to MNTETFFTTRRNIVLIAALCAFFWGSAYPSIKIGYEIFHISSNDIPTKLIFAGYRFSLSGIMVLLISTIKEKALKLPYKTDFSKILILGLFLTTAQYIFFYIGLSHTTGVNGAILNGTGTFYSVILAHFIYKDDYLNMRKTLGCFLGFIGIVIVNFSSDFRFAFNFFGDGFIIIAALISSSANIYSKFLSRSIDILILTGFQLLFGGILLVVLGYLTGGSLTGFTLKSTSLLIYMGFLSAAAFSLWTYLLKYNKVGEISFYNFLIPIFGAILSSLFLGERFLNTKNILALFFVCIGIYIVNKDDGKIYNWKIVKLKRTK from the coding sequence ATGAACACAGAAACATTTTTTACAACAAGACGAAATATCGTCTTAATTGCCGCACTTTGCGCTTTCTTCTGGGGCAGCGCCTATCCTTCTATCAAAATCGGATACGAAATATTCCATATTTCCTCTAACGATATTCCTACAAAACTAATCTTTGCTGGGTATCGTTTCTCCCTTTCTGGGATTATGGTATTATTGATCTCTACTATAAAAGAAAAGGCATTAAAACTTCCATATAAAACTGATTTTTCAAAAATTTTGATTCTAGGTCTTTTCTTGACAACAGCACAATATATTTTCTTTTATATTGGTCTAAGCCATACTACTGGAGTAAATGGTGCTATATTAAATGGAACAGGTACCTTCTATTCTGTAATCCTCGCCCATTTTATCTACAAAGATGATTACTTGAACATGAGAAAAACTCTCGGCTGCTTTTTAGGTTTTATAGGAATTGTTATTGTAAACTTTTCAAGTGACTTTCGCTTTGCGTTTAACTTCTTTGGAGATGGTTTTATTATAATAGCCGCTTTAATCAGCTCTTCAGCGAATATTTACAGTAAATTCTTGAGTCGTTCAATAGATATCCTTATCCTTACAGGATTTCAACTGCTTTTTGGCGGAATCCTTTTAGTAGTTCTTGGGTATCTAACAGGTGGCAGCCTTACAGGTTTTACCCTAAAATCAACAAGCTTATTAATATACATGGGTTTTTTATCTGCAGCAGCATTTTCATTATGGACTTATCTACTAAAATACAATAAAGTTGGAGAAATTTCCTTTTATAATTTTTTAATTCCAATATTTGGCGCAATACTTTCTTCCCTATTCTTAGGTGAACGTTTTTTAAATACAAAAAATATCCTTGCCCTTTTCTTTGTCTGTATAGGAATTTATATTGTAAATAAAGACGATGGAAAAATATACAATTGGAAAATAGTGAAGCTAAAGAGAACAAAATAA